In Primulina huaijiensis isolate GDHJ02 chromosome 16, ASM1229523v2, whole genome shotgun sequence, a single genomic region encodes these proteins:
- the LOC140961802 gene encoding cyclin-T1-3-like gives MSLVQSVRQQGGHFHNYYMPSIGVNRTMNTREIAGACNYDHNNDSHAYNANFYTRNYNYSHDYSLNIRLDGPNYSCAWTDAAPSSKRRKISTFPCKSTGRPYQEQNQYENHIVNNTNQCEYAPFEYPFADRNTRPVFDDSSTVIAANRHDGVSVYTSSTSKRDRSKLEDEELVLMSKDEIERCSPSRKDGIDVVQEAHLRYSYCDFLQNLGARLDIPQTTIGTAMILCHRFFVRRSHASHDRFLIATAVLFLASKSEETPRSLNDVLRASCEIFHNQDFTLLSYMLPIDWFEQYRERITEAEHLILTTLNFELNVQHPYESLTSTLQKLGFSQSMLVNLAFCLVGEGLRSSLWLQFKPHQIAAGAAYLAAKFLNMNLASCHNVWEEFHTSPSVLKDVAYQLMELL, from the exons ATGTCTCTTGTTCAATCTGTCAGGCAGCAAGGTGGCCATTTTCACAATTATTATATGCCATCTATTGGTGTAAACCGCACCATGAACACTAGGGAAATTGCTGGTGCTTGTAACTACGACCATAACAACGATAGTCATGCATACAATGCCAATTTCTATACGAGGAATTATAATTATTCCCATGATTACTCTCTCAATATTAGGCTGGATGGACCTAATTATAGCTGTGCTTGGACTGATGCTGCACCTTCttcaaaaagaagaaagatCTCAACTTTCCCTTGTAAAAGCACTGGTAGACCTTATCAGGAACAAAATCAATATGAAAATCATATTGTAAATAATACGAATCAGTGTGAATATGCACCGTTTGAGTACCCTTTTGCTGACCGCAATACCCGTCCAGTATTTGATGACAGTTCAACTGTCATTGCTGCTAATAGACATGATGGTGTCAGTGTTTAtacttcttctacatctaaacGAGATCGATCAAAGCTTGAGGATGAAGAACTCGTTCTTATGTCAAAAGATGAGATAGAGAGGTGCTCTCCCTCAAGAAAAGATGGTATTGATGTTGTACAGGAGGCACATCTGCGGTACTCATATTGTGATTTCCTTCAGAATCTTGGAGCTCGGCTTGATAT CCCACAAACCACGATTGGAACTGCTATGATTCTGTGTCATCGGTTTTTTGTTCGTCGCTCTCATGCCTCTCATGATAGATTC TTGATTGCTACAGCTGTGCTCTTCCTTGCCTCGAAGTCTGAGGAAACGCCTCGCTCTCTCAACGACGTGCTAAGAGCATCATGCGAAATCTTCCACAATCAGgatttcactcttctttcataTATGCTCCCAATT GATTGGTTCGAGCAGTATCGTGAAAGGATAACCGAGGCCGAGCATTTGATATTGACAACCTTAAATTTTGAACTAAATGTGCAGCATCCATATGAATCCCTTACCTCCACACTTCAAAAGTTGGGCTTTTCACAATCAATGCTGGTGAATTTGGCGTTTTGTTTGGTCGGTGAAGG GCTTCGAAGCTCACTGTGGCTTCAGTTTAAACCTCACCAGATTGCTGCTGGTGCTGCATATCTTGCTGCCaagtttttaaatatgaatcttGCCTCCTGCCACAATGTTTGGGAGGAATTCCATACATCACCATCTGTACTCAAAG ATGTTGCTTATCAGTTGATGGAACTCTTATAG
- the LOC140960935 gene encoding cyclin-T1-4-like — protein sequence MILCHRFFVRRSHASHDRFLIATAVLFLASKSEETPRSLNDVLRASCEIFHNQDFTLLSYMLPIDWFEQYRERITEAEHLILTTLNFELNVQHPYESLTSTLQKLGFSQSMLVNLAFCLVGEGLRSSLWLQFKPHQIAAGAAYLAAKFLNMNLASCHNVWEEFHTSPSVLKDVAYQLMELL from the exons ATGATTCTGTGTCATCGGTTTTTTGTTCGTCGCTCTCATGCCTCTCATGATAGATTC TTGATTGCTACAGCTGTGCTCTTCCTTGCCTCGAAGTCTGAGGAAACGCCTCGCTCTCTCAACGACGTGCTAAGAGCATCATGCGAAATCTTCCACAATCAGgatttcactcttctttcataTATGCTCCCAATT GATTGGTTCGAGCAGTATCGTGAAAGGATAACCGAGGCCGAGCATTTGATATTGACAACCTTAAATTTTGAACTAAATGTGCAGCATCCATATGAATCCCTTACCTCCACACTTCAAAAGTTGGGCTTTTCACAATCAATGCTGGTGAATTTGGCATTTTGTTTGGTCGGTGAAGG GCTTCGAAGCTCACTGTGGCTTCAGTTTAAACCTCACCAGATTGCTGCTGGTGCTGCATATCTTGCTGCCaagtttttaaatatgaatcttGCCTCCTGCCACAATGTTTGGGAGGAATTCCATACATCACCATCTGTACTCAAAG ATGTTGCTTATCAGTTGATGGAACTCTTATAG